DNA sequence from the Liolophura sinensis isolate JHLJ2023 chromosome 1, CUHK_Ljap_v2, whole genome shotgun sequence genome:
TACTGCTTAGACAAACACATGACAGCAATATGACCCATATTAGAATGACCAGAAATGCACATCACCAGCACCTTAGCAAGTAAGAATGAAAACTCAGCTCTCTTATTCATTTTATGTAAATTACACATgtgatgattgattgattgaatgaggTTGAACATTGCACATATTAAAATCAGACTGGAAAGTGCACATAAAGggtaaaacttcagtcaaatgAACACACAACAGTGAAGAAATGAATCCATTCATGAGTCTTTCAATGACATCTACTACTAGGAGTGTCCATTCCTGTACATTTTCTTCAAGTCGTTAATCAGTCCCATGAGATGAGGATTTCCTCCCTGTTCTTCTATCAACTTAACGCACCTAAAACAGCAAGTGATCAATCATAGGATGAATACAGTCTTGAtcaaaatgattgatttattgacttactgattgatgtttattgcCATGCTCTAAAATTGACATACATCAGGGTAGTCAAATTTATGGATGGGGAAAGccactaacctttggcaagttactgataaactatATTATTTGAAAagtaattatattatttttttcaactgacagtgatatttacacatatttaataCCGCAGACTTAATGAAAAATGATACTGGATATACATTTAACAATATAAGCACAtaattatgttacatgtacattgaaataATGATATTGAGCAGATACCAACCTATTTCTGAAAGTGAGTTACACAATGACTAGAAAGGTGGAATTCATTCTGTTTCTCGAGAAGTGAAAATCAAATACTTACAGTTCTTCATACTGTATTAACACACCCTTTGTATATTCAAAGGACCCAATATTTTCCAGGTAATCAACACAATACTTCTTCACGGCATTATCGGTGGTTCGTTGACGGAGTATACCTAAATAAAAGtcaaggagaaaaaaaaaactggcctTTGGCTTTCAACCCCTATGCTGCTTACATCCCATTTCCATGACCTTATGCTTTGAAAGGTTAACTTGCTGTCTTCCGTCAAATGCCAAAAGGTATCTTGTGTTAGCTGAGAAGGAACCAGGGTACACCATAATTGTTGCAGTTCCAGTTCTTAATCAAGTAGCAATTGACAGTGACTTGACAGAGAATTTACCATCGAAACACTTGAATTCAAGGCTATATATATGGAAACAATATACAGAAGCATCAAAACTGGCTTAATGACTCTGGACTTCAAATTATCAGGCCATCAGTCATTCAGGGTTCAATAACCATTCAATTCCATTGTCAGATAGGGAAGTACAACACTTGTCTTAAATTGCAATATCTAGCAGGAACCATAAGCCAACGGATCATGCCGGCTAACTCTCCAGTCATAAATTGGAAGATCTGCCTgtatcctgcggatggttgtgtttttcccctggctctgcctggtttcctcccacagtagtGCTGGCCGACACAACAcatgtgaaatactcttgagtacagtggAAAActccattgaaataaataaatcttgagcCAATGTCATTTCTATAAACAGATCAGTgaaaatcaaattattaaaattcCATACATGACTCATCTGCCCAGGGTCAACGTGTCATGTAAAATCAGATCTTAACATCAATTTAAAGAGGCCTTTGATCAGAGACAGTGGGTGCAAGGATACTCATAACCTGGGAGTCCTCTGGTTTGGCACGGATAGCATGGATGATGGGGAAGGAAAACTTTCCCTCAGTGAGATCTTCACAGTAACTCTTGTTAGCTTCATACTGAAAAGTAGATAAAAATACACACTGACTGTTCtcaattttaaataattaccatgcatttttcATCATTACCAAATACGAcaaagtcatacatgtacttccagaTTATGCCTATGCAGTTTTATTCAGCATTAGATACGACATAAAATATCCAGACTTGATAACACAAACTGCAATTTAATCAACTGTTTATGAAAGTACTTGAATAACTAGGCTGACACCAATTTCATCGTGTGTTTTACTGGTGAGCAGACACtaaaataattcaaaactgGTAAAATTCACACTGGTAAAATAAAAGGGAAACCCagtgtaatattttgttcaacTCAAAACATTTTCTGGTCGAGTAAACACGTCTTCAAGAGGAAAAACtgctgggacagtccacatttcccataCACTTGATAATTTATCATTTCTATTTTTGTATTCCCTCTGACAACATTGAAAAAAGCCAAACATAagtccatgtacatgaattCAGTAAGcccaataatattttaaaaaaaaaaagaaattttcacatatatcgACGTCTGAATATATCACAGCAAATGTCCACTGctgcagacaaataaatgttacctCCTTGGAACTTAAGTTAGCATAGTCATCCCTGATCTGGAAAAATAGTCCTAAAGCATCAATCAGTGGCTTGAAGTTACTGTGGACAGAAACAGAAAGCTGGTCAGTATCTGTGTGTTATCACTAGGCTCTCGTCAtcttcacacacacaacaccacACCTGAACAGTCAACTTTCAAATCTTATGTATATTATGATGGCACTTCCTTGGAGCACAAGCCTCAATACACAGTTTTCATGTTTCAGTGATGTCATTTTGATGACAAAGTGACATACCAGAGCAAAATGATGTCCCTTTACAACAATGTAACACTACTCAGTGCTTACAGTTTAACATCtcagttttcatatttaaatcaaactatttatAGAATATACTACAGAATATCTCTACTTTTGCAATATTTGACATCCACACCCCCCAAAGAACATAATTTACATGATTCATGTAATCCTgattaattagttttctatgttttatGCACCACTACCTGGAAAGTGGCCAAACTGTACCACAAGGTCACATACCACAAAGAAACCTCACTCTGTTCATgtaatgtagtacatgtatcttcaactATATATACAGTTTGTGTATCCAAACTTACTTATGGTTATACCAATGATCAattttatacagtgtatactgGATTGTTggaatgtttatacatgtaattgagaTAATGTAGTGTATAAAAAAGAGTAAGTCACATAAAGAGTGAAGTAGACATGATTGGCAAACTTTGACATATAAGTACATGTCATTAGATATAAACAGGTGCAAGCCAGGTATATGCATTGTTACGTCTCCATTAAACTTGATTACTTCTTCTCcaaccgtacatgggaaggtctgccatcaacctgcagatggttgtgggtttcactcGAGCACtgcccactataatgctggctgctgtcgtataagtgaaatattcttgagtacgaagtaaaacatcaatcaaatacatctaaataaataaataaataaattattaaacttAATTAGTATCTGACAACTTTTTtgcaatacatttacatgtacttcacacatgaAATTACACAATTTGGTTAAAAAGTAGCATCTATTTTGAAAATAACAACATGGATGTCATCACAAACATACAGCGTTGTCTAAAATACAATCCTATCACCATTTTTACCTTTTATTTTCGCTAAACAGTTGCATTAGACTGACAGCTAAACCAAACAGGCCCCCAGTTTCTGAAACATAAAGTATGTTCACCTGAAGTTTTTTGTGCTTTTAAAATGTGCTGGGCAGACTTTATTGTAATGacatacaaaaatgtataaagaTAAGTTATTCAGAAGAAATACAATTTGATGCTCCCCATAGTTTGAATAATTAAGTTAATCTCATTTTGATGACTAAAGATAATAAAATTTCTTCAGACTTGGATTGCTCAAAGATTTGGTACACAGTAAGAGAATAATATTTTAACAACCAAACTTTTACACATAAACTATGTTAGGGtacaaaaaagatttatttatttatttgattggtgttttacaccgtactcaagaatatttcacttatatgacggcggccagcattatggtgggacgaaaccgggcacagcccgggggaaacccacgaccatccgcaggttgctgtcagaccttcccacttatggccggagaggaagccagcatgagctggacttgaactcacagcgaccgcattggtgagaggcttctaggtcattacgctgcgctagcacgctaaccgactgagccacggaggccccggtacAAAAAAGAGGGGCCATGTCATTATCCATactgtgaattacatgtatgtaaaatatttattgtacagACAGGTTAAGTAGACTAAAGTtacaatttagaaaaaaaaaaaaacattatggcCATGGTGTACAACTTCACAGacactaaaaattaaaaagaccAGAATCCCTCactttttttcaccatgtcttTGTAGTCATCTTCTGAGGGACAAACAAATGCATCTCTCCAATAGATATCCATACCCTGACCTTGATGAAGTTCTAATATATGTTCtgcaaaatgtcacaaaaaatagCATTAATTCTTGAGGATTACAAATCTGACTTGCTGTTTTATCTATGCAGAGTAGTTTTGATTTACTTGATACAGACAATTCAGTGAACAGTAAGCTTCTGGCAAATGGacatattttatcaaaactggACAATAATTCACAGAGTTTTGGCACAGAAACGAAAGCATGACAGATGGACAGagctaaatacatatctttctGATTTTATGAAAGCACAGGGTAAAAACACCACGAAATTCCTAAAGCAGGCCTGCCCATTTATTCTTCATCAATAATGTCATACACAAGCAAATTCAATATAAAATAAGCCCCCTTACCTGTAAACACCGGAGTAGCCTCTGGAATGCCTAATGTGAGTATCTTTTGTAATCCCAGGAAGTACACATAATTAGCTGAGTTGATTGTGTGGGCCACCCCAAATATATTGTGAGCAACtgggaaaatacaaaatattcagttaaatttaacagaattctGACATGTACAAAACAGCACCCACTGTTCCGAATTACCCCAGTGGTTGAAATGTTTGGTATTTAGAAGTCTTCAAAGTGATGACCTCAACAAAAATTGAGGGCATCcaatataaatgtaaagatTTGAAATGTATTGGATTTCATTTGAAGTCTTTGTAAAACATCATTTATCTGTCTAAAATTATGAATATCTGCAGGTCATCTTTATGACCTGGGCTCAATTTGAGtttatcattttaattttgagctcttaaaaaagtgaatgaccaaacattttgactcCTAAACCCAATTTAAAATGGTACAATGTATGACATCAGAGTATGGACATgtggaaaatgtaaaactaaAAGATTCTACAAACTTTACCAGTTTGCAGGTATTTACCCAACATAAATGAACAACCTTCACTAGAAAGCCAAAAGATTAATGAACATTCTACATTAGCTACTATATTTCATCCAAAGTTTGGTACGTAAAAATGGACTCTCAAAAACACATAAAGGCCTCAAAATGACACTTTAGATACTGATAAgaaataatcaaacttcacaaaacaacCCATAAGGGACCCCATAAGGTgggtgaatcaatcagaatcaagaaaaatgtgtcaaatgaaAATGCTATGctttaggtgaagtacatgtTATCCTTGTTTGATTTCATATGCTGCAACTACAGGTATGTATGCAATACTGAATAAAGTGAATTGTCTTACTATTAACATACCTGGAATACCACGTCTGAGTTGAGAATTGTCTTCTATATCATCTATTCTGAAATAGAATACAAACCACGTCAGCCAAAATAAAAAACGGAAAAATTTTCATAGAAAACAGATCTGAAATAAATCTGAGAATTGCTTCTGTTGTTTCTTACATGAGGTCAAAGCAACTTTGAATTCATATGACTGGATTCATAATTCATAATTAATGGTTGCTTGAAGCCTAGGAACATCAACAGTCTTGCACATTGTAATTTAGTGGGTGTAATTTATtcaattattaattttttcagagTTTTATTCCCTACTCAAAAGTATCATGACATCAATGAGGTTTCCCAGCataagaaacagactatagccCACAGGAAAGCACATCCAGGTCACTTGAGGCCATAATGCACCTGATATGAGTCAAGAGTACGTTGGATGACCaatccatgtatatactcaCAACAAACTAGCATTGTGAAGCATTTGGGTAGCTTCAGATATGATCTGTATTTTATCATCTGGTATCTTCAACCAATAGTTAAATGCCTGAAATATACAGAGAAAATGCTGCacattttcacacacaaaaataagCAAAACTTTGCATAACTTAACACATGGATTTGTAATAATGATTgctgtaaacaaaataattcttAGGAAACCATCTAGGATACTTTTATCAAACTTAAAAATTTACAACATCCTCTCCTACTACCGTCTTGATGTATTGTgaatattattttgttgttatttatatttctgtgttattttttagttaatttaaagttaaatgtcttacttttgCCAGCTGTGTCCTGATTTGCTTTCCTGGAATTTGACAAATGTATCTGTATGGGTCCAGTAAAACctgaaaaaatatgaacatatgTAATCTGATATGCTGGTAAAAATGTACAATATGTGCATACAACAACAATTTTCAAGGTGACTTACTTACAAGAAAGTAGATGAACAACGATACTATTATGTTGCTGAAAACAGCCTGCAGACAGTCTGGTTTTCTTTGAACCCTGCCCAATTTCCCCCCACCATATAcagtaagagaaatattcttgagtacagcataaaacacaaatcaaattaataaatcaaatattattaCTTTGACTGGGAATACTTACCTGATTGGCGTTTTTACTTTTCTCGTCAGTCATGACTTCTCCTCTGCCGTTTAAGTCACTGTCGGGCTCACAACAGCCACGTTAAATACTTCTGTATAAACAACAGCCACGttaaatacttgtatataaacAGACAGTATGACAAAGAGCTATTTTTGTGCAGAGCTAGTCAACATTGACGACGCTTGTTTGGGATGGCCGAATGACGTGAGTTTCTCTTTAGATTATGTAAGCTTTCTGGGGCAATTGCTGTTCTAAGCAATGGTGTAGTTATAATCTTAGGTTGAACAAAACCAGCACTCACTGGTCGACATCAGCTACATACAGTCGACTAgtcaataaaatatcaaaaataatgCTTCACAATCCGCCTTTCCTTGTTGTCATATTTACGTGTTTCCTTTCCTCCTAACACTAGAGAGCTACACTTTCAAAAACTTCCGTTCCACGTGTGCACACGCCCACGCCCATTTCATTAATAGCATGGCACGTGTTGGATTTCGGCGTTGGAAAATTTACGTACTTCATAATATGTTGTCGAACGTAGAAAAATCTTAACAGTTATGAGAAGCTCAGTTTATCATATAATACAGAAACTAAGCGACTTTATGATGTAATCTGTGGCAGGCCTGTTAGCTAGAACTGTAGGCCTTGGCCTATGTCAGAGTTGGTGAGGTCCCAAATGGTACATAGGCCCTAATGATCAGATGACAAAGGTACAAAATTGGTATAGTTGTTGG
Encoded proteins:
- the LOC135474269 gene encoding geranylgeranyl pyrophosphate synthase-like; translated protein: MTDEKSKNANQVLLDPYRYICQIPGKQIRTQLAKAFNYWLKIPDDKIQIISEATQMLHNASLLIDDIEDNSQLRRGIPVAHNIFGVAHTINSANYVYFLGLQKILTLGIPEATPVFTEHILELHQGQGMDIYWRDAFVCPSEDDYKDMVKKKTGGLFGLAVSLMQLFSENKSNFKPLIDALGLFFQIRDDYANLSSKEYEANKSYCEDLTEGKFSFPIIHAIRAKPEDSQVMSILRQRTTDNAVKKYCVDYLENIGSFEYTKGVLIQYEELCVKLIEEQGGNPHLMGLINDLKKMYRNGHS